In a single window of the Prochlorococcus marinus str. AS9601 genome:
- a CDS encoding PD-(D/E)XK nuclease family protein, giving the protein MIDLKRNNKKEPVKATGLRTRASSSYSPNQKDDFKISRGRFSNFLTCKRCFYLDRVKGLDPPGTPGWTLNETTDLLLKKEFDYCRERQIPHRLFIDNDLSHLVPFDHPEIDDWRNSLHKGLMLRHKNTNIILTGGVDDIWQHKITKQLIVVDYKSQAKLGRVDKQDYLDDPYHEGYKIQMDFYAYLLKGMGFDVHKTSYFLVCNAKRDDEEFNKRMNFDEYLVPYDWNIDWIEEEIDSMVSLMNNHQIPEPNLSCKNCAYSEQYAKLVCNPVKDNKEIQGNLF; this is encoded by the coding sequence ATGATAGATCTTAAGAGAAACAATAAAAAAGAACCCGTAAAAGCTACTGGATTAAGGACTAGAGCATCTTCGTCTTACTCTCCTAATCAGAAAGATGATTTCAAAATAAGTAGAGGGAGGTTTTCCAATTTTTTAACCTGCAAGAGATGTTTTTACTTGGACAGAGTAAAAGGACTTGACCCTCCAGGAACGCCAGGATGGACTTTAAATGAGACAACTGATTTGCTCTTAAAAAAAGAATTTGATTATTGTCGAGAAAGACAAATTCCTCATAGATTATTTATCGATAATGATTTGAGTCACCTAGTTCCTTTTGATCATCCCGAAATCGACGATTGGCGTAACTCTCTGCATAAAGGATTGATGCTTCGTCATAAGAATACAAACATCATCTTGACTGGAGGAGTTGATGATATTTGGCAGCATAAGATTACAAAGCAATTAATAGTTGTTGATTACAAATCTCAGGCAAAACTTGGGAGAGTAGATAAACAAGATTATCTTGATGATCCATATCATGAAGGCTATAAAATCCAGATGGATTTCTATGCCTATCTTCTAAAAGGAATGGGATTTGATGTTCATAAAACATCTTATTTTTTAGTTTGTAATGCAAAAAGAGACGACGAGGAATTTAATAAAAGAATGAATTTTGACGAATATTTAGTTCCTTATGATTGGAATATTGATTGGATTGAAGAAGAAATAGATTCAATGGTTTCTTTGATGAATAATCACCAGATCCCGGAACCAAATTTATCCTGTAAAAATTGTGCTTATTCAGAGCAATATGCAAAGTTGGTTTGTAATCCTGTAAAAGATAATAAAGAGATTCAGGGGAATCTTTTTTAG
- a CDS encoding DUF3764 family protein — translation MSIETFLDFKLSNTFEKYEANVKAPKQKAMFKEIAV, via the coding sequence ATGTCAATTGAAACTTTTTTAGATTTCAAATTAAGCAATACTTTTGAAAAATATGAGGCTAATGTGAAGGCTCCTAAACAAAAGGCCATGTTTAAAGAGATCGCAGTCTAA
- a CDS encoding high light inducible protein has product MSPLSGFLVVIVSLTAVLVAYLTKQFQNENLNYLTSNPMTNSNPKVKTIEKEKVVAETLNGRFAMLGLIAAVGAYLTTGQIIPGFV; this is encoded by the coding sequence ATGTCTCCTCTTTCAGGCTTTTTAGTTGTAATCGTATCCTTAACAGCTGTCCTCGTTGCTTATCTAACCAAGCAATTTCAAAACGAAAATTTAAACTATCTAACTTCAAATCCAATGACAAATTCAAACCCTAAAGTAAAAACAATCGAAAAAGAAAAAGTTGTTGCAGAAACTCTTAATGGCAGATTCGCAATGCTTGGATTAATTGCTGCTGTTGGAGCTTACTTAACAACAGGCCAAATAATTCCAGGTTTCGTTTAA